Genomic segment of Synchiropus splendidus isolate RoL2022-P1 chromosome 4, RoL_Sspl_1.0, whole genome shotgun sequence:
GGCCGGTCCACTTCTGCTTGAGTATCGAAGCACAGCTGAAAACACTGTGTTCTGCAGTGATGGTGCGAGTGGCACCGGCAGCGCGGTGTGATGTTGGGCCTGTGCGTGTCAGCAGAGTCTGGTTCACCCAGCCTGTTACTGTGACGAAACCTCAACGACGAAGGCAGGTCTTGCATGCGTGCTTCCTGCTTTCATTACAGGAAGTGACTTCGTCAAAAAAGGCTCAGGTCCGCCACCGCTCTGTGTCACCACTTCAAACCGGGACCGGGTTCAGACGCCGCCGCCTCCACTACAGACGAAACCCGTGTTTGTGACGCTTGATGTCTTCGCGGCGCCAGTGCACGTTTCAAGTCCTGCAGGTAGTTTCACTCAGCTGACCACTATTCAATATCATGAGTCACAGTCTGTTTTGTACACTTGGCGTGGAAAGTTGAGCAAGGCAGCCGCTAGCCTCAGCTTCCCCTTTTTCACGCCGCTGATGGTCAGACATAAAGGAAGTCGAGGCTGCACATGAGCGCACAAATAAGTCAGTGGTGGAGGGTGCATCCGTGACCCGCTGCTTGTCTTCAGGCTGCAGTCTTGTCCATCAGGAGGATGGGGAACCTAGTGCGAGGAGCCTGCCCCAAAGCCAAGAACAAGAATCTCCAAGGATCATCCAATGGTAAGAAATGCATCGCGTTGAAATAAACTGCACTTTAAATGTTCAAGATGATTGGTCGAGCCACGGCGGTGGTAAAAATACATGGATCACAGTGTTTTTCTTCGACTAATGGAAAGAGTACTACAGTCGACTGCTCGATACAAACTTGGGCGTTACGCTCTTTTTTTAGTCAGGAGTGAGTCAAGTATTGCGCATACGTGCTTCCCAGAACACCAGTGCTTCAGAGAAGTCAGATTATGAAGCGATAATTCCGACGGTGAATCCGGACATATCACTGAAAATCCAAGACACGAATGTCGCTTCATAGACTTGGATGGAAAAGGTGAAAGGTTACGGGTCACTAGCTGTTGCTTTTTGTCGTTTACTGCTCGCAAGGCCAGTGGCGTGCAGGTTACCACTCAGATCTTTAGGCTTTCCTCACTTTATTTCCCAACAGTCAATGATTTAAGGTCATTTTTTATCAACTTACAATCGACAATGTCTTGAGAACTGCAAAGCTAATCTCTATCCACGCATTGTTCCTCTTCATTTCCCTGCCTTGCAGAAAAAGACATATAAACAGCATGAATCTGTTGAGCAAAGCCAAAGtagatttaaaagaaaatgccAGGAATCGTTGGGACAGggctttttattttctattaaatAGTCACATCAAAAAATATCCATCCAGCTTGtttcacagggaacatttttcatcgCACTAGTTCCTGTTCCTGTTCTTTTTTCTGTCCAAATCTATATAAAAATGTGaagtcaaatgtaaaaaaaaaaatcttgtggcAGATCTGGAAGAGGACGTGATGGTGGTTCTGGAGGACCACCCGTCTCCTGATGTCAGCACGCCCATCCACAGGAtgggtgagaagctcaccctcATCAGCCAGTAAGACCCTGCAATCCAGTTTTGCCAGCAAGTCCAACAATGTGCTGAGGAAGTGACACCAACTCCTTATTTTACTCCTCCAAGGGAGTCCTACTGTTGCAGGGTCGTCTCCCACCGAACAGGGAAGGAGAACTACATCCCAAAAAGTCTGGTGGCCAAAGTTTACCACGGGTGAGCAGCAGTTATGGCGTTGCATGAGCTGATCTGAGGATAAAATATTTAGCTTCTTTTGAAAGGAGGTCTCAAGATGCTGTTGTTTCACCAGGTGGTTGTTTGAGggggtggagaggaggaaggcTGAGGAGCTGCTGATGCTTCCTGGAAACAGAGTGGGATCCTTCCTGGTGCGAGAGGGGTTGAGGGAGCGAGGTGAGAATGGTCACCTCTCCGCCACTGTCTTTGTGACGATGCACGAGCACAAAACAGCAAACATCTTCTGACGCCGCTTCTATCTTCTTTCCACTGTGGTTATAAGCTGCTGCCACTGATTCCTCAGCAGAAGCGTTTCTAACACCCGTGTTTGGATGTCTTCAGGTGTGTACGTGCTGTCGGTGAAGCACAGGACCGTCAAGCACTATCGGATCCTCCGACTGGACAACAACTGGTACTACATCTCTCCCCGCCTCACTTTCCAGTGTCTTGAAGATCTGATCAGCCACTACTCTGGTGAGTCGGCACAACCCGCACCCACCACATCAGTGCTCCTAAAAATAGACACAAAGGAAGCCGTAGTGTCGAGTGTGCAAGCTCGCTGCTCAGAGATAAACCAGCGCTGATAGCCATCGCGCGCTTTCTTATCACGTCTGATATTTTTAGCCACGTTTCGTGACTAATAATCTGTTGCGTGTTCACTTCCATCGTCGACTAGACAGATGCATCTTAAGTTTCCTTTTGCATCCAGAAATAACACATTGAAATCACCACTCAATTTCTGCCTTTTTGCTGACCAGCCTCTGCTAAAAAAAcccatatatatttatatataaattttaaa
This window contains:
- the sla1a gene encoding src like adaptor 1a; translation: MSSRRQCTFQVLQAAVLSIRRMGNLVRGACPKAKNKNLQGSSNDLEEDVMVVLEDHPSPDVSTPIHRMGEKLTLISQESYCCRVVSHRTGKENYIPKSLVAKVYHGWLFEGVERRKAEELLMLPGNRVGSFLVREGLRERGVYVLSVKHRTVKHYRILRLDNNWYYISPRLTFQCLEDLISHYSDCADGLCCVLTSPCLSTSPASPELTAGTSPVVMRRDFDWQRIDSGQLLSNTSSNDMVSYGVRNSIAAYLSLSGAQDQSRAESRRKKSKSVYAIPEKDFDDF